In a single window of the Bactrocera dorsalis isolate Fly_Bdor chromosome 2, ASM2337382v1, whole genome shotgun sequence genome:
- the LOC105233225 gene encoding alpha-2-macroglobulin receptor-associated protein, protein MKIFMHVVLVFLLLQMHLAIGDKKQSKKYSREANEQQYNTQQKQHKSKEKSYEGEFKLTTERYDPDFRNLQRPFRMAKLNLVWAKAQSRLTELKLKSLYMELKIQDKEEIAWKQLSSQHKDKEGIKEAELRQKLVGIMSTYDLLEHFEDTQDKDKVKPYKKFYDPEDSHLNKSAFKDKKLNRLWAKAEVAGFTKEELDSLKEEFQHHQDKVDVYYSLLEDIGSTNGPKHENAVNEDELDIFNMVANDPNENEINTPEMNLKKYESDINKLRDHHHGIKDHYERLERLVSSGPHSQEFVEPKVQGLWRVAQASNFTEKELSSIKYELHHFESRLLKLRNLHAEHAMQKEKYKNEKQKDKSGRFEDMEDHIKKQTRKVEKIQDTIEKTIFRHSEL, encoded by the exons atgaAGATTTTTATGCACGTTGTGCTGGTATTTTTGCTCTTGCAAATGCATTTGGCAATTGGAGataaaaaacaaagtaagaAATATTCTCGTGAAGCTAATGAACAACAATAcaacacacaacaaaaacaacacaaatcgAAAGAAAAATCGTATGAAGGCGAGTTTAAACTTACAACTGAGCGATATGACCCCGACTTCCGTAATCTACAACGACCCTTCCGAATGGCCAAACTAAATTTGGTCTGGGCTAAAGCACAAAGT AGACTGACTGAGCTAAAACTGAAGTCTTTGTATATGGAACTTAAAATACAAGATAAGGAAGAGATCGCATGGAAACAATTGAGCTCACAGCATAAAGATAAGGAAGGCATTAAAGAAGCTGAACTACGCCAAAAATTGGTTGGTATAATGAGCACGTACGATCTGTTGGAACATTTCGAAGATACGCAAGATAAAGACAAGGTTAAACCATATAAG AAATTTTATGACCCAGAAGACAGTCATCTGAATAAAAGTGCATTTAAGGACAAAAAACTAAATCGCCTTTGGGCTAAGGCGGAAGTAGCGGGATTCACTAAGGAAGAACTGGATTCACTTAAAGAAGAATTTCAACATCATCAAGATAAAGTCGATGTATACTATAGTTTATTGGAAGACATAGGTTCCACGAACGGCCCAAAGCATGAAa ATGCCGTAAATGAAGATGAGCTTGATATATTTAACATGGTGGCAAATGatccaaatgaaaatgaaattaatactcctgaaatgaatttgaaaaaatatgaaagcgaCATAAACAAATTGCGCGATCACCATCATGGTATTAAAGATCATTATGAACGTTTGGAACGTTTGGTTTCTTCCGGACCACATAGTCAGGAATTTGTTGAACCAAAAGTACAAGGCCTATGGCGCGTTGCACAAGCCAGCAATTTTACGGAAAAGGAATTGAGTTCGATTAAATATGAATTGCACCATTTTGAGAGCAGGCTACTCAAACTTCGCAATCTACATGCTGAGCATGCAATGCAAAAAGAGAAATACAAA aatgagAAGCAAAAAGACAAAAGCGGTCGCTTCGAAGATATGGAAGACCATATTAAGAAACAAACACgtaaagtggaaaaaatacaGGATACTATTGAAAAAACTATATTCAGACATTCGGAGCTGTAG